In Arthrobacter sp. CDRTa11, one DNA window encodes the following:
- a CDS encoding cupin domain-containing protein, translating into MSEPLLVDAIQGRDHNHFQGADGQASAVRRVVTGVSTHGEPQIVSDGPPPRSRAHVAVPGMVNSVVWATAAPPESGYRDLTPDLVTLVPGAGETVALLVTFPPDTVFADPLFDGPKAAREQMEITPGLAELFEQDNPGFHTTPTVDYGVVVSGEVVLDLGSATTVLRQGDIIVQNGTRHAWRNHTDQPATVFFVLIGRKPA; encoded by the coding sequence ATGTCTGAACCGCTTCTTGTTGACGCGATCCAGGGGAGGGACCACAACCACTTTCAGGGCGCAGACGGGCAGGCTTCGGCCGTGCGTCGGGTTGTCACAGGTGTCTCCACCCACGGTGAGCCACAGATCGTAAGCGACGGTCCACCGCCCCGCTCCAGGGCACACGTGGCGGTTCCGGGCATGGTCAATTCCGTCGTCTGGGCGACGGCGGCGCCCCCGGAGTCCGGGTACCGTGACCTCACGCCGGACCTCGTCACTCTTGTTCCGGGTGCCGGGGAAACGGTTGCCCTGCTGGTCACCTTTCCTCCGGATACCGTGTTCGCGGACCCGCTCTTCGACGGCCCGAAAGCGGCGCGGGAACAGATGGAGATCACACCTGGCCTCGCTGAACTGTTCGAGCAGGACAATCCAGGCTTCCATACGACTCCCACCGTCGACTATGGCGTCGTGGTGAGCGGTGAGGTCGTGCTTGACCTTGGATCCGCAACAACTGTCCTGCGGCAGGGCGACATTATCGTGCAGAACGGAACGAGACACGCATGGCGGAACCATACCGATCAGCCGGCGACTGTCTTCTTCGTGTTGATCGGAAGGAAGCCGGCGTAA
- a CDS encoding glycogen debranching N-terminal domain-containing protein gives MAGWNADNAAGSTGLGAVTLVEGSSFCISLQNGDIFAHHPHGVFHRDTRILSRWCLTVNGQELEPLGAWTPSPFRATYIGRGVRADGRADSPLTVVRNRELGAGILEDIAIYNYSPHPAACEVVLSADADFADLFEVKDGRFHRQWAQTRRAEDGALRIEALWQGVKKDVIVRAPGCEASTDGLLFSTVIPAQGEWSVRASVMPELGESADGHPFHPGVASDSPQDRRQQAWARTIPDVTMGNPSVQRTMMRSHADLGALRIVDPDHPNRMVAAAGAPWFMALFGRDSLLSSSMILPLDASLALGTLQTLADRQGTVEDVLTEEQPGRILHEVRFGVGTGLALGGKSAYYGSADATPLFVALMGEVSRWGVSAEDIAALLPHADRALDWIRDYGDRDGDGFVEYERLNDQGLINQGWKDSWDGINFADGRLAEAPIALCEVQGYVYSAYIARAWMAHDAGDSELAAELQDRAARLKERFNEAFWLPDRGYYAIALDRDKRQVDACASNMGHCLWSGIVDADKAQQVADRLMSPEMFSGWGVRTLASDMKAYNPVSYHNGSVWPHDNALIVAGLMRYGFVEEAQTLSVALLEAAEYTDNRLPELFCGFSRDKCPEPLPYPTACSPQAWASAAPVMLLRSLLRYEAHVSLGGLWMDPVLPESWGAMHGSNAPVGTARVTVDISGKEATVKGLPEGMVHYRGTRPPLDNFSELEVLRRNRVPGLNG, from the coding sequence ATGGCCGGATGGAATGCGGACAATGCTGCCGGTTCTACGGGACTGGGAGCTGTAACACTTGTAGAGGGTTCATCCTTTTGCATTTCGTTGCAGAACGGAGACATCTTCGCCCATCATCCCCATGGTGTTTTCCACAGGGACACAAGAATCCTGTCCCGCTGGTGCCTCACGGTTAATGGCCAGGAGCTGGAGCCGCTGGGGGCATGGACTCCTTCACCCTTTCGCGCAACCTACATTGGCCGGGGAGTTCGCGCCGATGGGAGGGCCGACAGCCCCCTGACAGTAGTCCGCAACCGGGAGTTGGGCGCCGGAATACTGGAGGACATCGCTATCTACAATTACTCCCCGCACCCGGCCGCCTGTGAGGTTGTGCTCTCCGCCGATGCGGATTTCGCTGACCTCTTTGAAGTGAAGGACGGGCGTTTCCATCGGCAGTGGGCACAGACACGCCGGGCGGAGGACGGCGCGCTGAGGATCGAGGCGCTTTGGCAAGGGGTGAAGAAGGATGTCATTGTGCGGGCACCCGGCTGCGAGGCCAGCACTGATGGCCTGCTGTTCAGCACCGTCATTCCTGCCCAAGGCGAGTGGAGCGTCCGGGCCTCGGTGATGCCCGAACTGGGGGAATCCGCGGACGGGCATCCTTTCCATCCGGGTGTGGCCTCGGATTCTCCCCAGGACAGGCGGCAGCAGGCCTGGGCCAGAACTATCCCTGATGTCACCATGGGAAATCCTTCCGTGCAGCGAACCATGATGCGCAGCCACGCCGATCTGGGGGCCTTGCGAATCGTGGATCCGGATCATCCCAACCGCATGGTTGCCGCCGCGGGTGCGCCGTGGTTCATGGCACTGTTCGGGCGGGATTCACTGCTGTCCTCATCCATGATCCTGCCGCTCGACGCGTCCCTGGCCCTCGGAACGCTGCAGACCCTGGCCGACCGGCAGGGGACGGTGGAGGACGTCCTGACGGAAGAGCAACCGGGGCGGATCCTGCACGAGGTGCGGTTCGGCGTCGGGACGGGCCTGGCGCTTGGCGGCAAATCCGCCTACTACGGCAGCGCCGACGCAACGCCCCTGTTCGTGGCACTGATGGGCGAAGTCTCCCGCTGGGGCGTCTCCGCGGAGGACATCGCCGCGCTGCTGCCCCATGCGGACCGTGCCCTTGACTGGATCCGGGACTACGGCGACCGTGACGGTGACGGGTTCGTCGAGTACGAGCGCCTCAACGACCAAGGCCTGATTAACCAAGGCTGGAAGGATTCCTGGGACGGAATCAATTTTGCCGACGGCCGCCTCGCGGAGGCTCCCATTGCGCTGTGCGAAGTTCAGGGTTACGTCTACAGCGCCTACATCGCCCGTGCCTGGATGGCCCATGATGCCGGTGACAGCGAGTTGGCCGCGGAGCTCCAGGACCGCGCGGCACGGCTGAAAGAGCGGTTCAACGAGGCATTCTGGTTGCCCGACCGCGGGTACTACGCCATCGCCCTTGACCGGGATAAGCGGCAGGTTGATGCTTGCGCTTCCAATATGGGCCACTGCCTGTGGTCCGGCATCGTCGACGCCGACAAGGCGCAACAGGTTGCCGATCGGCTCATGTCTCCGGAGATGTTCAGCGGCTGGGGTGTACGTACCCTGGCCAGCGACATGAAGGCGTACAACCCGGTGAGCTACCATAACGGCTCAGTCTGGCCACATGACAATGCGCTGATCGTGGCCGGCCTGATGCGCTACGGGTTCGTCGAGGAGGCCCAGACCCTGTCCGTTGCTTTGTTGGAGGCGGCCGAATATACGGACAACCGGCTTCCGGAGCTGTTCTGCGGGTTCAGCCGCGACAAGTGCCCTGAGCCACTGCCCTACCCCACGGCCTGCTCTCCCCAGGCATGGGCCTCTGCTGCCCCGGTGATGTTGCTCCGAAGCCTGCTGCGCTATGAGGCCCATGTCTCCTTGGGCGGGCTGTGGATGGATCCCGTGCTGCCGGAATCCTGGGGCGCCATGCATGGGTCAAATGCACCGGTGGGTACTGCGCGGGTTACCGTCGACATTTCCGGCAAGGAGGCAACGGTCAAGGGATTGCCCGAAGGAATGGTGCACTACAGGGGAACACGCCCTCCGCTGGACAACTTTTCCGAGCTGGAAGTACTTCGCCGGAACAGGGTGCCCGGGCTCAACGGCTAG
- a CDS encoding IclR family transcriptional regulator gives MAGNSTHPGLSVVSKAVNILGVFSEERTELALSDLARATAMPTSTVHRLVQELVECGALERTAAGRYVIGLRLWGIAARSPHNYALSDAATPYMQQVLSSTHGHVHLAALHGHGALVLEKLSWPHAEKTISRTGSKMPLHASAAGLVLLAYAPSAFQEAVLAAPLNAFTPQTTTDPFVLRRLLAVIRQEGVSRSMEQLVAGMDACAAPVFWPDQRVAGAIAGIAATGTYKMADMERAVRKAAKGLTDFLATPESAVGSRASFHAGLRPMAHTD, from the coding sequence ATGGCTGGAAACAGCACCCACCCCGGGCTGTCAGTGGTCAGCAAGGCCGTAAACATCTTGGGAGTCTTCTCGGAAGAGCGCACGGAGTTGGCGCTGTCAGACCTGGCGCGGGCAACGGCCATGCCCACCAGCACCGTCCATCGCCTGGTCCAGGAGCTGGTGGAATGCGGAGCCCTGGAGCGAACCGCTGCCGGCCGCTACGTCATCGGCCTGCGGCTGTGGGGTATTGCGGCCCGTTCACCGCACAATTACGCCCTGAGTGACGCGGCGACGCCCTACATGCAGCAGGTGCTGTCATCAACGCATGGCCATGTCCACCTGGCTGCGCTGCACGGACACGGCGCACTGGTCCTGGAAAAGCTGTCCTGGCCCCATGCCGAGAAGACCATCTCCCGGACCGGGAGCAAAATGCCGCTGCATGCCAGCGCTGCCGGACTGGTCCTACTCGCGTATGCCCCCAGTGCGTTTCAGGAAGCTGTGCTGGCGGCTCCCCTGAATGCCTTCACGCCTCAGACCACAACAGATCCGTTTGTTCTCCGGAGACTGTTGGCTGTGATCCGGCAGGAGGGGGTGTCCAGGAGCATGGAACAGCTTGTAGCGGGCATGGATGCCTGTGCAGCGCCGGTCTTCTGGCCTGATCAACGGGTAGCCGGAGCCATAGCCGGCATCGCGGCGACGGGAACCTACAAAATGGCGGACATGGAGCGTGCCGTCAGGAAGGCTGCCAAGGGTCTCACGGACTTCCTGGCTACCCCCGAATCTGCTGTGGGCTCACGTGCATCGTTCCACGCCGGGCTGCGGCCGATGGCCCACACGGATTGA
- a CDS encoding ABC transporter ATP-binding protein, which produces MIDIRNVSKAYGGQQVLDDVSCVIPRGGITSIIGPNGAGKSTLLSLISRLQPLESGTVTVSGLDVASTPGRELARTMAILRQENHLTMRLTVRDLVAFGRFPHTGGSPTVEDLAVVEESIRQLDLTAMADRFVDELSGGQRQRAYIAMVLAQDTEYLLLDEPLNNLDMKHSVEMMRLLRRLADELGKTIVLVVHDINFASCYSDTILAMKDGRLIHQGSPQDIMHGSMLQDVYDIDIRIEEIDGNRIGVYFA; this is translated from the coding sequence ATGATTGACATCCGGAACGTTTCCAAGGCGTACGGAGGCCAGCAGGTCCTCGACGACGTCAGCTGTGTTATTCCCCGCGGCGGCATCACCTCGATCATCGGCCCGAACGGTGCCGGAAAGTCCACCTTGCTTTCACTGATCAGTCGGCTGCAGCCGCTGGAGAGTGGCACAGTAACCGTGTCAGGCCTGGACGTGGCCAGCACGCCGGGCAGGGAGCTCGCCCGGACCATGGCCATCCTGCGCCAGGAAAACCACCTGACCATGCGGCTCACGGTCCGCGACCTGGTTGCTTTTGGCAGGTTCCCGCATACCGGCGGCAGTCCCACGGTGGAGGACCTGGCAGTGGTGGAGGAATCGATCCGGCAGCTGGATCTGACCGCCATGGCAGACAGGTTCGTGGACGAACTCTCGGGAGGCCAGCGGCAGCGTGCCTACATCGCGATGGTCCTGGCGCAGGACACCGAATATCTGCTCCTGGATGAACCCTTGAACAACCTGGACATGAAGCATTCAGTGGAAATGATGCGGTTGCTGCGCCGGCTGGCTGACGAGCTGGGCAAGACCATTGTCCTGGTGGTCCACGACATCAATTTTGCGTCCTGCTACTCCGATACGATCCTGGCCATGAAGGACGGGCGCCTGATCCATCAGGGCAGCCCCCAGGACATCATGCACGGCTCCATGCTCCAGGATGTTTATGACATCGACATCAGGATCGAAGAGATCGACGGCAACCGCATTGGCGTCTACTTCGCCTAA
- a CDS encoding iron chelate uptake ABC transporter family permease subunit, protein MPDTATVRQVPGRPARALRNLSPRLVTGILLAAALAAVAYFLFSDLKGNVGYVLTRRSLKVAAMLLVAVAVGVSTLLFQTVTANRILTPSIMGFDSLFILLQTVLTFTLGAATVVAAPPSLRFGLEVVLMVAFSALLYRWMFTGATRSLHLLLLVGVILGSLFRGLSSLLQRLMEPSEFTILQDLFFASFNNVEPSLLGVSAVIIAVVCGGVWKSRHTLDVLALGREIAINVGVDHRRAVMRILLACSLLVAVSTALVGPVTFFGLLVVSLAYQLCRGFSHARLFPIVALIGVIALVGGQVVLERVFGFATALSVVIEFTGGILFLFLLLKGSLKMTGTRQ, encoded by the coding sequence ATGCCTGATACAGCTACAGTCCGGCAGGTACCGGGCAGGCCTGCCCGTGCCCTGCGCAACCTGTCACCGCGGCTCGTGACAGGAATCCTGCTTGCCGCGGCCCTTGCCGCCGTCGCATATTTCCTCTTCAGCGACCTCAAAGGCAACGTGGGCTACGTGCTGACCCGGCGGAGCCTCAAGGTGGCCGCCATGCTGCTGGTGGCTGTGGCTGTGGGCGTTTCCACGCTGCTGTTTCAAACAGTCACGGCCAATCGGATCCTGACGCCATCCATCATGGGCTTCGACTCATTGTTTATCCTGCTGCAGACCGTGCTGACCTTCACTCTGGGGGCGGCCACGGTGGTGGCCGCCCCGCCTTCCCTGCGGTTCGGGCTGGAGGTGGTCCTCATGGTCGCCTTTAGTGCCCTGCTTTACCGGTGGATGTTCACCGGCGCAACGCGTTCCCTGCACTTGCTTCTCCTGGTGGGTGTCATCCTGGGAAGCCTCTTCCGTGGTCTTTCCTCGCTGCTTCAGCGGCTGATGGAGCCGAGCGAGTTCACCATCCTGCAGGATCTCTTTTTTGCGAGCTTCAACAACGTGGAGCCCTCGCTTTTGGGAGTCTCCGCCGTGATCATCGCCGTTGTGTGCGGGGGTGTCTGGAAGTCCCGCCATACTCTGGACGTGCTGGCCCTGGGGCGGGAGATCGCCATTAATGTGGGCGTGGACCACCGGCGCGCAGTCATGCGTATCCTGCTGGCCTGCTCACTCCTGGTGGCCGTCTCTACTGCCTTGGTTGGTCCTGTGACGTTCTTTGGCCTGCTGGTAGTCAGCCTTGCTTATCAGCTGTGCCGTGGCTTCAGTCACGCCCGCCTCTTCCCGATAGTGGCGCTCATCGGCGTCATCGCGCTGGTGGGCGGCCAGGTGGTGCTGGAGCGCGTGTTCGGCTTCGCCACCGCCCTCAGTGTGGTCATCGAGTTCACCGGCGGCATTCTGTTCCTTTTCCTCCTCCTGAAGGGCTCCCTGAAAATGACCGGGACACGCCAATGA
- a CDS encoding ABC transporter permease has product MSTTVRPAEAAVRGGRTREHLSLAAVATVVLALAAGSMFVGVSDVSLPALLSGDSATADVFWVSRVPRTLAVALAGMSVAVAGLIMQLMARNRFVEPSTVGTVESATLGILVVTVFLPGAPVLLTMGVASIFAVLGTGLFLAILRRLPARNTLLIPLVGIMLGGVIAAVTTFFAYRYDLLQTLSNWMIGDFSGVLRGRYELLWIVAILTLVGLLAADRFTVAGMGQEFTTNLGLDYARTMRLGLVIVSLIAAVVVTTVGAVPFLGLVVPNIVSLLFGDNLRRAVPWTALFGAGFVLVCDVIGRTIRYPYEVPVGVVMSVVGAVLFLFLILRKRNA; this is encoded by the coding sequence ATGTCCACCACGGTCCGGCCTGCGGAAGCAGCGGTGCGGGGCGGCCGGACCCGCGAGCATCTGAGCCTGGCGGCGGTCGCCACCGTTGTCCTGGCATTGGCTGCTGGAAGCATGTTCGTTGGGGTCAGCGATGTGTCCCTGCCTGCCCTGCTCAGCGGGGATTCCGCCACAGCAGATGTCTTCTGGGTTTCCAGGGTCCCGCGCACCCTCGCGGTGGCCCTGGCCGGGATGTCAGTTGCCGTTGCCGGCCTGATCATGCAACTCATGGCGCGAAACCGGTTTGTGGAGCCGTCCACGGTGGGAACGGTTGAGTCAGCCACACTGGGGATCCTGGTGGTCACTGTCTTCCTGCCGGGAGCCCCGGTCTTGCTGACGATGGGCGTTGCCAGCATATTCGCCGTGCTGGGAACCGGCCTTTTCCTGGCCATCCTGCGCCGCCTGCCCGCCCGCAACACACTCCTCATCCCGCTCGTGGGCATCATGCTGGGCGGCGTCATTGCCGCCGTCACCACTTTCTTCGCCTACCGTTACGATCTTCTCCAGACGCTGAGCAACTGGATGATCGGCGACTTCTCCGGAGTCCTCCGCGGCCGGTACGAACTGCTCTGGATCGTCGCCATCCTGACGCTGGTGGGACTGTTGGCCGCGGACCGTTTTACAGTGGCCGGGATGGGGCAGGAATTCACCACCAATCTTGGCCTGGACTACGCGCGGACCATGCGGCTGGGCCTGGTGATTGTCTCGCTGATCGCCGCCGTGGTTGTCACGACAGTGGGTGCTGTGCCTTTCCTCGGCCTGGTGGTGCCCAACATCGTCTCCTTGCTGTTCGGTGACAATCTGCGCAGGGCCGTCCCGTGGACTGCCCTGTTCGGGGCAGGGTTCGTGCTCGTCTGCGATGTTATCGGCAGGACCATAAGGTACCCCTATGAAGTCCCGGTGGGTGTGGTGATGTCCGTGGTGGGGGCCGTCCTGTTCCTGTTCCTGATCCTGAGGAAACGCAATGCCTGA
- a CDS encoding siderophore ABC transporter substrate-binding protein codes for MTKKLSRCLAALAAGAALLAMSACSGNAAATSNASTITIDHVQGSTSGIPVNPTKVFTFDLGVLDTLDALGVEPSGVPEASYPEALGKYSDAKYTKIGSPTEPDFEAVSAGAPDLIIISGRTAGAYEELSKIAPTIDLSIDAAGPMESFKSQTKTLGTIFKKEAEVEAKLAAVDATIAVTKTKASDAGKGLIVLTSGGEVTAYGAGSRFGLIHDVLGVPAAADIKLEGAHGRAVSFEYIKAANPDILYVINRDTAIGSTAAASNPLLENELVQSTNAAHNNRIINLDPAGWYVVGYGLNNIRTMVDAVAASVS; via the coding sequence GTGACGAAGAAGCTCTCGAGGTGCCTTGCGGCCCTTGCGGCCGGGGCGGCCCTTCTGGCCATGTCCGCGTGCAGCGGCAATGCAGCCGCCACGTCCAATGCGAGCACCATCACCATTGACCACGTGCAAGGAAGCACCTCCGGCATACCGGTGAATCCCACAAAAGTATTCACCTTCGACCTCGGGGTCCTGGACACCCTTGACGCCTTGGGCGTGGAGCCCAGCGGCGTGCCCGAGGCCAGCTACCCGGAGGCGCTCGGAAAGTACTCCGATGCAAAGTACACCAAGATCGGATCCCCCACAGAGCCTGACTTCGAGGCCGTCAGTGCCGGAGCCCCGGACCTCATCATCATTTCCGGCCGCACCGCGGGGGCCTACGAAGAGCTGAGCAAGATCGCCCCGACCATCGATTTGTCCATTGACGCCGCCGGGCCGATGGAAAGCTTTAAGTCCCAAACGAAAACCCTGGGGACCATTTTCAAGAAAGAAGCAGAGGTCGAAGCCAAGCTGGCTGCCGTGGACGCAACGATCGCTGTGACGAAAACCAAAGCGTCCGACGCCGGTAAGGGACTGATCGTCCTGACCTCCGGTGGCGAGGTGACAGCCTACGGCGCCGGATCACGGTTCGGGCTCATCCACGACGTCCTGGGAGTGCCCGCCGCCGCGGATATCAAGCTTGAAGGAGCACACGGCCGGGCCGTTTCCTTTGAGTACATCAAAGCGGCCAACCCGGACATCCTCTACGTCATCAACCGCGATACGGCCATCGGCTCGACGGCCGCAGCCTCCAACCCCTTGCTGGAGAACGAACTGGTCCAGTCCACCAACGCGGCCCACAACAACAGGATCATCAACCTGGACCCCGCCGGCTGGTACGTCGTGGGCTATGGCCTGAACAACATCAGGACCATGGTGGACGCTGTCGCCGCCTCAGTTTCCTGA
- a CDS encoding TetR/AcrR family transcriptional regulator, translated as MARLTREQSQALTREKLLRSAGDVVARYSYDGASVERIAEEAGFSKGAFYSNFSSKEDILQQMLEGNAGFDVKDLTRLLNGIDDPGEVIDVVAQWSDARAGEKKWGIIAIEMLRRAQRDGTLTDSQRQLFTSQWEQIGHLLRSKLFPSGHPEISDTDLGGMILDLTYGGIAVYLEVNTAGQMVRHILSALRDSARVTHGK; from the coding sequence ATGGCGCGGCTGACACGGGAACAGAGCCAGGCACTGACTCGGGAGAAGCTCCTCCGATCTGCAGGCGACGTGGTGGCACGCTACAGCTACGACGGCGCCTCCGTAGAGCGCATCGCCGAGGAAGCAGGGTTCTCCAAAGGCGCGTTCTACTCGAATTTCTCCTCCAAAGAAGACATTCTTCAACAGATGCTCGAAGGAAATGCCGGCTTCGATGTCAAGGATCTGACCCGGCTGCTCAATGGAATCGATGATCCCGGCGAGGTGATCGACGTCGTTGCCCAGTGGAGCGATGCACGGGCGGGCGAAAAAAAGTGGGGCATCATCGCCATCGAAATGCTGCGGCGGGCGCAACGCGATGGCACGCTGACTGACAGTCAGCGCCAGCTTTTCACCAGCCAGTGGGAACAGATAGGACATCTCCTCCGCAGTAAACTCTTCCCAAGCGGCCACCCGGAAATAAGCGACACGGATCTCGGCGGAATGATCCTGGACCTGACGTACGGCGGCATCGCGGTCTACCTTGAGGTCAACACGGCCGGGCAAATGGTGCGGCATATCCTGTCCGCACTTCGCGATTCCGCCCGGGTAACACACGGCAAATAA
- a CDS encoding glucose-6-phosphate dehydrogenase assembly protein OpcA has protein sequence MIVDLPDTTTSKVSKKIMALREQGGVIALGRVLTLVVVTKSGLEEEAIEAANEASREHPCRIIVLADAGKDAPDRLDAQIRVGGDAGASEVIVLRGYGQLAHESESLVAALLLPDAPIVAWWPHGAPENACETSIGRIAHRRITDSANEPDPQQALENIRTTYKAGDTDLAWTRLTNWRIQLAAVLDQVDPSPVTAVAVEGASDSPSTILLAAWLTLSLDAPVTIVADPAGTGIRRVRLSRPGGDVQLFRPGLSIAELTQPGQPAQRISLPRRSLRDCLAEELRRLDPDEVFGQVLQTATPAGR, from the coding sequence ATGATTGTTGATTTGCCGGACACCACCACTTCGAAGGTGTCCAAGAAGATCATGGCCCTGCGCGAGCAGGGCGGCGTGATCGCGCTGGGCCGGGTCCTGACCCTGGTGGTCGTGACCAAGTCCGGGCTCGAGGAAGAAGCGATCGAGGCCGCGAACGAGGCCAGCCGGGAACACCCCTGCCGGATCATCGTGCTGGCCGACGCCGGCAAGGACGCCCCGGACCGGCTGGACGCGCAGATCCGGGTCGGCGGGGACGCCGGCGCGTCCGAGGTGATCGTGCTGCGCGGCTACGGCCAGCTCGCACACGAGTCCGAGTCCCTGGTCGCCGCGCTGTTGCTGCCGGACGCCCCGATCGTGGCGTGGTGGCCGCACGGCGCCCCGGAAAACGCCTGCGAAACCTCGATCGGGCGGATCGCGCACCGCCGGATCACCGATTCCGCGAATGAACCGGACCCGCAACAGGCCCTGGAGAACATCCGGACCACCTACAAAGCCGGTGATACCGACCTGGCCTGGACCCGGCTGACGAACTGGCGGATCCAGCTCGCCGCGGTCCTGGACCAGGTAGACCCCTCCCCCGTGACAGCCGTCGCGGTCGAAGGCGCCTCCGACTCCCCCTCCACCATCCTCCTCGCGGCCTGGCTCACCCTGTCCCTGGACGCCCCCGTCACCATCGTCGCGGACCCCGCCGGAACCGGGATCCGCCGCGTCCGGCTCAGCCGCCCCGGCGGCGACGTCCAACTCTTCCGCCCCGGACTCTCCATCGCCGAACTCACCCAACCCGGACAACCAGCCCAACGCATCTCACTCCCACGACGCAGCCTCCGCGACTGCCTCGCCGAAGAACTCCGCCGCCTGGACCCCGACGAAGTCTTCGGCCAGGTTCTGCAGACGGCGACTCCCGCCGGCCGCTGA